In a single window of the Methylococcus sp. Mc7 genome:
- a CDS encoding response regulator: protein MAKILLVEDNEMNRDMLSRRLLRRGYELVIAVDGAEGVAVAQAELPDVVLMDMSLPVMDGWEATRKLKAEEATRGIPVIALTAHAMSGDRDKAIEAGCDDYDTKPVEFDRLLAKIEALLAPRG from the coding sequence ATGGCGAAGATATTGCTGGTGGAAGACAACGAAATGAACCGGGACATGCTCAGCCGGCGTCTGCTGCGGCGCGGCTACGAGCTGGTCATCGCGGTCGATGGTGCGGAAGGTGTGGCGGTGGCCCAGGCCGAACTGCCGGACGTCGTCCTGATGGACATGAGCCTGCCGGTGATGGACGGCTGGGAGGCGACCCGGAAACTGAAGGCCGAAGAAGCGACCCGCGGCATTCCGGTCATCGCGCTGACGGCCCATGCCATGTCCGGCGACCGCGACAAGGCCATCGAAGCCGGTTGCGACGATTACGACACCAAACCGGTCGAATTCGACCGGCTGCTGGCCAAGATCGAAGCCCTGCTCGCCCCGCGGGGCTGA
- a CDS encoding response regulator, which translates to MSSREISPASPPNPESIEQVSQLRWFSYGLVLVAIAATLLLSWPRLAANLFATGVSGQSFMPHGMCYLWVPQLWWLHLSTDLLIGLSYVCISATLVYLIHRARRDIPFSWIFLAFGLFIVACAVTHFMGAWTIWNASYWLSGYTKLRTAVVSVATALVLPLQVPKVLSLVEAVKLSEQRKTQLEAAHIELAEARDAALEATRLKSEFLANMSHELRTPLNAIIGYSEILAEDAEDAGREEELADLNKIRASGKHLLALINDVLDLSKIEAGKMEVYLETFEVVPMLDDVVATIAPVVAKNNNRLEIQYAEGTGSIRADLTKVRQALFNLLSNASKFTRDGVVTLAVDRESVDGRDWLHFAVRDTGIGITPDQMTRLFQAFSQADASTTRNFGGTGLGLVLSRRFCQMMGGDITVESEAGVGSTFTIHLPVDGGVPEKAQAAEPGSVLAKGIPTVLVIDDDPAARDLMRRFLDQQGLRMEEAESGQEGLKLARELRPGAIILDVMMPGMDGWAVLTALKADSELAPIPVIMATILDERNLGFALGATDFLTKPIDRDYLAKVLQKYRCAHPPCPVLLVEDHADLRELMRRMLEHEGWVVEEAENGRVALGRVAENRPELIVLDLMMPEMDGFSFLEELRQQEAWRSIPVIVVTAKDLTAEDRQRLNGYVEYVVNKGARGREDLLRELGDRISACLGTTA; encoded by the coding sequence ATGTCAAGTCGAGAGATTTCCCCGGCAAGTCCGCCCAATCCGGAGAGTATCGAGCAGGTCTCGCAGCTGCGCTGGTTCTCCTACGGGCTCGTGCTCGTGGCGATAGCCGCGACGCTGTTGTTGTCCTGGCCGAGACTGGCGGCGAACCTGTTCGCGACCGGCGTCAGCGGCCAGTCCTTCATGCCGCACGGCATGTGCTACCTCTGGGTGCCGCAACTGTGGTGGCTGCACCTGAGCACCGATCTCCTGATCGGGCTCTCCTATGTCTGCATCTCGGCGACCCTGGTCTATCTCATCCATCGGGCCCGTCGCGACATACCGTTTTCCTGGATATTCCTGGCCTTCGGACTCTTCATCGTCGCCTGCGCGGTCACCCATTTCATGGGGGCGTGGACGATCTGGAACGCGAGCTACTGGCTGTCCGGATACACCAAGCTCCGGACCGCCGTGGTTTCGGTCGCCACCGCGCTGGTGCTGCCGCTGCAGGTTCCCAAGGTCCTGAGCCTGGTCGAGGCCGTGAAGCTGTCGGAACAGCGGAAGACGCAACTGGAAGCCGCCCACATCGAGCTGGCGGAAGCGCGCGATGCGGCCCTCGAAGCGACGCGACTCAAATCGGAATTCCTCGCCAACATGTCGCATGAGCTGCGCACGCCGCTCAACGCCATCATCGGCTACAGCGAGATCCTGGCGGAGGATGCCGAAGACGCGGGGCGCGAGGAGGAACTGGCCGACCTGAACAAGATCCGCGCTTCCGGCAAGCATCTGTTGGCGCTGATCAACGACGTGCTGGATCTTTCGAAGATCGAGGCGGGGAAAATGGAGGTCTACCTGGAGACCTTCGAGGTGGTTCCCATGCTCGACGACGTGGTGGCGACCATTGCGCCGGTGGTCGCCAAGAACAACAACCGCCTCGAGATCCAGTATGCCGAAGGCACGGGTTCGATCCGGGCCGATTTGACCAAGGTGCGGCAGGCCTTGTTCAACCTGCTGAGCAATGCCTCCAAGTTCACCCGCGACGGCGTCGTCACCCTGGCCGTCGACAGGGAAAGCGTCGATGGAAGGGACTGGCTGCATTTCGCGGTCCGCGACACCGGGATCGGCATCACCCCGGACCAGATGACCCGTCTCTTCCAGGCGTTTTCGCAGGCCGATGCGTCGACCACACGGAATTTCGGCGGCACCGGCCTGGGGCTGGTCCTGAGCCGCCGTTTCTGCCAGATGATGGGCGGGGACATCACCGTGGAGAGCGAGGCGGGGGTCGGCTCGACCTTCACGATTCATCTGCCCGTCGATGGCGGCGTGCCGGAAAAGGCGCAGGCCGCGGAGCCCGGATCGGTTTTGGCCAAGGGGATTCCCACCGTGCTGGTGATCGACGACGATCCGGCGGCGCGCGACCTGATGCGGCGCTTCCTGGATCAGCAGGGCCTGCGCATGGAGGAGGCGGAGAGCGGCCAGGAAGGGCTGAAACTCGCCAGGGAACTGAGGCCGGGGGCGATCATTCTCGACGTCATGATGCCGGGAATGGACGGCTGGGCGGTGTTGACGGCGCTGAAGGCCGATTCGGAACTGGCGCCGATCCCGGTCATCATGGCCACCATACTGGACGAGAGGAATCTGGGATTCGCCCTCGGCGCCACCGATTTTCTGACCAAGCCCATCGACAGGGACTACTTGGCCAAAGTGCTGCAGAAGTACCGCTGCGCCCATCCGCCTTGTCCCGTGTTGCTGGTGGAAGACCACGCCGATCTCAGGGAGCTGATGCGACGGATGCTGGAGCACGAGGGTTGGGTGGTCGAGGAAGCCGAAAACGGGCGGGTGGCGCTCGGACGGGTGGCGGAAAACCGCCCCGAACTGATCGTCCTGGACCTGATGATGCCGGAAATGGACGGCTTCAGCTTCCTGGAGGAATTGCGCCAGCAGGAAGCCTGGCGTTCGATACCCGTGATCGTCGTCACCGCCAAGGATCTCACCGCCGAAGATCGCCAGCGCCTGAACGGCTACGTAGAATACGTGGTCAACAAGGGGGCGCGGGGAAGGGAGGACCTGCTGCGGGAACTCGGCGACCGGATCAGCGCATGCCTCGGGACAACAGCCTAG
- a CDS encoding DDE-type integrase/transposase/recombinase, which yields MKLHTQRLQTLDEIRAFLDGASPLDFTVPSRPEAYGWIESSLCQLGYLRLGKADKGIVRDYLIKVSGFSRAQITRLIAQYRRTGRVRDHRGRPANAFQRRYLPQDAVLLAELDALHGTLSGPATRKLCERAFHVFSDQRFVRLARISNGGLYNLRHSTTYRRQRTHYDKTRPTPVAIGERRKPFPDGRPGFLRVDSVHQGDLDGIKGLYHLNAVDEATQMQCVVSVERISERFLIPALNQLLDSFPFVILGFHSDNGSEYINHRVAQLLEKLRIDFTKSRARQTNDNALVESKNGSVVRKHLGYAHIPGRFAARVNAFSSGVLTPYLNFHRPCLFPEAVVDAKGKRRKRYPYANLMTPYEKLKSLPEAEQYLKPGISFKQLDEIAYAISDNEAARLLNQARTELFQYINTAQQPAA from the coding sequence GTGAAACTGCATACCCAACGCCTTCAAACCCTCGACGAGATCCGGGCCTTCCTGGATGGCGCCTCACCGCTGGACTTCACCGTACCCTCCCGCCCGGAGGCCTATGGCTGGATCGAGTCCTCGCTCTGTCAGCTCGGTTACCTGCGCCTCGGCAAGGCCGACAAGGGGATCGTCCGGGATTACCTGATCAAGGTCAGCGGCTTCTCCCGCGCCCAGATCACCCGCCTGATCGCGCAGTACCGCCGAACGGGACGGGTACGCGACCACCGCGGTCGGCCGGCCAACGCCTTTCAGCGTCGCTATCTGCCCCAGGATGCCGTGCTCCTGGCCGAACTCGATGCCCTCCACGGCACCCTCTCCGGCCCCGCCACCCGCAAGCTCTGCGAGCGCGCCTTCCACGTCTTCTCGGATCAGCGCTTCGTCCGCCTCGCCCGCATCTCCAACGGCGGCCTCTACAACCTCCGCCACTCCACGACCTATCGGCGGCAGCGCACTCACTACGACAAGACCCGCCCCACGCCCGTCGCCATCGGCGAGCGCCGCAAACCCTTTCCGGACGGACGCCCCGGCTTCCTGCGCGTCGATTCCGTCCATCAGGGCGATCTCGACGGCATCAAGGGCCTCTACCACCTCAACGCCGTCGACGAGGCCACCCAGATGCAGTGCGTCGTCAGCGTCGAACGGATCAGCGAGCGCTTCCTCATCCCGGCGCTCAACCAGCTCCTCGACAGCTTCCCCTTCGTCATCCTCGGCTTCCACTCCGACAACGGTTCGGAGTACATCAACCACCGGGTCGCCCAACTCCTGGAGAAACTGCGCATCGACTTCACCAAGTCCCGCGCCCGCCAGACCAACGACAACGCCCTCGTCGAAAGCAAGAACGGCTCCGTCGTGCGCAAGCACCTCGGCTATGCCCACATCCCCGGACGCTTCGCCGCGCGGGTCAACGCCTTCTCCAGCGGCGTCCTCACCCCCTATCTCAACTTCCACCGCCCCTGCCTCTTCCCCGAGGCGGTCGTCGACGCCAAGGGCAAACGGCGCAAGCGCTATCCCTACGCCAATCTCATGACCCCCTACGAAAAACTCAAATCCCTGCCCGAGGCCGAGCAGTACCTCAAGCCCGGCATCTCCTTCAAACAACTGGATGAAATCGCCTACGCCATCAGCGACAATGAGGCCGCGCGACTCCTCAACCAGGCGCGCACCGAACTGTTCCAATACATCAACACAGCCCAACAACCCGCCGCCTGA
- a CDS encoding adenylate/guanylate cyclase domain-containing protein, whose amino-acid sequence MTGTTAPPPDKRGKLGLAKIRHGLRTPINHIIGYAEILREETADSLPAAFVTDLEKIHSSGYILLALINRHLGEDCTPNAEPDLHALSHELRTPVNHIIGYGELLAEQCDELGQPDLKPDLARIVSAAHTWLEMMEEHFGKRANPPAEPPSNPPPPAANSPSLREHWVSIPPTEAPSRSICTGHLLLADDDEPNRDLLRRRLEKLGYRITTCGDGLEALALVRDTLPDLVLLDMLMPGLNGDEVLVRIKSDETLSHVPVIMISALDQVEGIAHCIELGAEDYLAKPFNPIVLRARIGAVLEKKRLRDLEQVYLKQIDGERARSDRLLLNILPQPIADRLKKGEGHIVNTFDEVTVMFADLAGFTALSTAMPPTQLVRLLDRIFSAFDELADRHGLEKIKTIGDAYMAAAGLPFPHQDHAAAAARMAQDMHRTIDRIGAQCATGLKMRIGICTGPVIAGTIGQKKFIYDLWGDTVNTASRMESHGLPGRTQVAASTYGLLRGRFEFEERGTIDIRGKGPMKAYLLLSS is encoded by the coding sequence ATGACCGGCACGACGGCACCGCCTCCCGACAAACGGGGGAAACTGGGCCTGGCCAAAATCCGCCATGGCCTGCGGACACCCATCAACCATATCATCGGCTATGCCGAAATCCTCCGGGAGGAAACCGCCGACAGCCTGCCCGCCGCTTTCGTCACCGATCTGGAAAAGATCCACAGCAGCGGCTACATCCTGCTGGCGCTGATCAACCGGCATCTGGGCGAGGACTGCACGCCCAACGCGGAACCCGATCTCCACGCCCTCAGCCACGAGCTGCGCACCCCGGTGAATCACATCATCGGCTATGGCGAACTGCTGGCCGAACAGTGCGACGAACTGGGCCAGCCGGACCTGAAGCCGGACCTCGCCAGGATCGTGTCCGCCGCCCACACCTGGCTGGAGATGATGGAGGAACATTTCGGCAAGCGCGCGAATCCGCCTGCCGAACCGCCCTCGAACCCACCGCCTCCGGCCGCGAATTCCCCGAGCCTGCGGGAACACTGGGTCAGCATCCCTCCCACCGAAGCCCCCTCCCGCAGCATTTGCACCGGTCACCTGCTGCTGGCGGACGACGACGAGCCCAACCGCGACCTGCTGCGCAGAAGGCTGGAGAAGCTGGGCTACCGGATCACGACCTGCGGGGACGGCCTGGAAGCGCTGGCGCTGGTCCGCGACACCCTGCCGGACTTGGTGCTGCTGGACATGCTGATGCCCGGGCTCAACGGCGACGAAGTCCTGGTCCGCATCAAATCGGACGAAACCCTGAGCCACGTGCCGGTCATCATGATTTCGGCGCTGGACCAGGTGGAGGGCATCGCCCATTGCATCGAGCTCGGTGCGGAGGACTACCTCGCCAAGCCCTTCAATCCGATCGTCCTGCGTGCGCGCATCGGCGCCGTGCTGGAGAAAAAGCGGCTGCGCGACCTCGAACAGGTCTACCTGAAGCAGATCGACGGGGAACGGGCGCGTTCCGACCGCCTGCTGCTGAACATCCTCCCTCAGCCCATCGCCGACCGCCTGAAAAAGGGCGAAGGCCATATCGTGAACACCTTCGACGAGGTCACGGTCATGTTCGCGGACCTGGCGGGTTTCACCGCCTTGTCCACGGCGATGCCGCCCACCCAGTTGGTCCGCCTGCTCGACCGGATTTTTTCGGCCTTCGACGAACTGGCGGACCGGCACGGGCTGGAGAAGATCAAGACCATCGGCGATGCCTACATGGCCGCGGCCGGCCTGCCGTTCCCGCACCAGGACCACGCGGCGGCCGCCGCCCGCATGGCGCAGGACATGCACCGGACCATCGACCGGATCGGCGCCCAGTGCGCGACCGGGCTGAAAATGCGGATCGGCATCTGCACCGGCCCCGTCATCGCCGGCACCATCGGCCAGAAGAAGTTCATCTATGACCTCTGGGGCGATACGGTCAACACGGCGAGCCGCATGGAATCGCACGGCCTGCCCGGCCGCACCCAGGTCGCCGCCAGCACCTACGGACTGCTCCGCGGCCGTTTCGAGTTCGAAGAGCGCGGCACCATCGACATCCGAGGCAAAGGCCCGATGAAGGCGTATCTCCTCCTTTCAAGTTGA
- a CDS encoding AarF/UbiB family protein, whose protein sequence is MKSPAEHIETQRVMVGTDRSETADQAVRWAASFAERYDAELFVAQVISPRNPASTEYGAAERTQAALAGEELAAYARQLAGARGRGLVLIDPDPAAAIVRAAEQENIDVLVVGNLGMAGRKEFLLGNVPNRISHNARCTVVIVNTMPTGDQPSKPSQIFVRGSEPAPTEPRLMARGGQIAAVMARHGLKELFGRPDEEGSTGRRRQAKRLRSALEELGPTFSKLGQILSTRPDLLPPEYIEELEKLQDHVPPLTEREVVGVFERELGVPWEDVFESIEPNPLAAGTIAQVHRATLVGGSRIVVKAQRPNAREEIEQDLALLEVFAEKVGERPALKKVIDMEAVFKHLSSSLHRELDFRQEAENIARMREVLMGYDRLSVPAIHNDLSTSRILVMEEVQGVPVVEAPEGPERSKAARQLLESYYKQILVDGFFHADPHPGNLKWWNERIYFLDFGMVGDVGPEVRENLMLLLMAFWQGDAVFLSEVTLMLAGATDRSDLDIARFQAEIGELMAKYRTAALADMQIGVILQEMCEIALRYEVPMPASLTLIGKALAQVQMATARLDPTLDPFDIAGHFLMRSMFKGMRSRLDPKALLYQSQKLQVRATRVIDALERLVGARPGPKLEVKFRANTLEDVVHRTGHRVALGLTAAASLLAAGLTAGSAAVTEWIPAGFGVGGAVLTLGLIADAMRQR, encoded by the coding sequence ATGAAAAGCCCAGCGGAACACATCGAAACCCAGCGCGTCATGGTCGGGACCGACAGGTCCGAAACGGCTGATCAGGCGGTCCGGTGGGCCGCATCGTTCGCCGAACGATACGACGCCGAACTCTTCGTGGCGCAGGTGATCTCACCCAGGAATCCGGCGTCCACCGAATACGGCGCCGCCGAACGCACCCAGGCCGCGCTGGCGGGCGAGGAGCTCGCCGCCTACGCCCGCCAGCTCGCCGGTGCGCGCGGCCGCGGACTGGTCCTCATCGACCCGGATCCCGCCGCGGCAATCGTTCGCGCGGCCGAGCAGGAGAACATCGACGTGCTGGTCGTCGGCAACCTGGGCATGGCGGGGCGGAAGGAATTCCTGCTGGGCAACGTCCCGAACCGCATCAGCCACAACGCCCGCTGCACCGTGGTGATCGTGAATACCATGCCGACCGGGGACCAGCCCTCCAAGCCCTCGCAGATTTTCGTCCGAGGCAGCGAGCCGGCGCCCACCGAGCCTCGGCTGATGGCGCGTGGCGGCCAGATCGCGGCGGTGATGGCAAGGCACGGATTGAAGGAGCTGTTCGGACGTCCAGACGAGGAAGGATCGACCGGCCGGCGGCGGCAGGCCAAACGGCTGCGCTCGGCGCTCGAGGAACTCGGCCCCACCTTTTCCAAGCTCGGCCAGATCCTGTCGACTCGGCCCGACCTGCTGCCCCCCGAGTACATCGAGGAACTGGAGAAGCTGCAGGACCATGTGCCGCCGCTGACCGAGCGGGAAGTCGTCGGGGTGTTCGAACGGGAACTCGGCGTGCCCTGGGAGGACGTGTTCGAGTCGATCGAGCCGAACCCGCTGGCCGCCGGCACCATCGCCCAGGTTCACCGCGCCACGCTGGTGGGGGGAAGCCGGATCGTGGTCAAGGCACAGCGGCCCAACGCCCGCGAGGAGATCGAACAGGACCTCGCCCTGCTGGAGGTGTTCGCCGAAAAGGTCGGAGAGCGTCCGGCCCTGAAGAAAGTCATCGACATGGAAGCGGTCTTCAAGCACCTCTCCTCATCGCTGCACCGCGAACTCGACTTCCGGCAGGAGGCCGAGAACATCGCGCGGATGCGGGAGGTCCTCATGGGCTACGACCGCCTCAGCGTCCCCGCGATCCATAACGACTTGTCGACCTCGCGCATCCTGGTGATGGAAGAAGTCCAGGGCGTGCCGGTGGTGGAAGCGCCGGAAGGCCCCGAGCGGTCGAAGGCCGCCCGGCAACTGCTGGAAAGCTATTACAAGCAGATTCTCGTCGACGGCTTCTTCCACGCCGACCCGCACCCCGGCAACCTGAAATGGTGGAACGAGCGGATCTATTTCCTCGATTTCGGGATGGTCGGCGACGTCGGCCCCGAGGTCCGCGAAAACCTCATGCTGCTGCTGATGGCGTTCTGGCAGGGCGATGCCGTGTTCCTCAGCGAAGTCACGCTGATGCTGGCCGGCGCCACCGACCGAAGCGACCTGGACATCGCCCGCTTCCAGGCCGAAATCGGCGAGCTGATGGCGAAATACCGGACTGCGGCGCTGGCGGACATGCAGATCGGCGTGATTCTCCAGGAAATGTGCGAGATCGCGCTGCGTTACGAGGTCCCCATGCCGGCTTCACTGACGCTGATCGGCAAGGCGCTGGCCCAGGTCCAGATGGCCACGGCGCGGCTCGACCCCACGCTCGATCCTTTCGACATCGCCGGCCATTTCCTGATGCGGTCGATGTTCAAGGGCATGAGGTCCCGGCTCGATCCGAAGGCTCTGCTCTACCAATCCCAGAAGCTGCAGGTGCGGGCCACACGGGTGATCGACGCGCTGGAACGCTTGGTCGGCGCCCGGCCGGGACCCAAGCTCGAGGTGAAATTCCGCGCCAACACGCTCGAAGACGTCGTGCACCGAACCGGACACCGTGTGGCCTTGGGGCTGACGGCCGCCGCCAGCCTGCTCGCCGCCGGACTCACGGCCGGCTCGGCGGCGGTCACGGAATGGATCCCCGCGGGCTTTGGCGTCGGAGGGGCGGTGCTGACCCTCGGTTTGATCGCCGATGCGATGCGCCAGCGCTGA
- a CDS encoding type II toxin-antitoxin system VapC family toxin, with amino-acid sequence MVLVDTNVILDVIEDDPIWADWSQEQLDRAALNDVLIINPVVYAELSIAFHRIEELEAMLAEAGLIVESIPREALFLAGKAFLQYRRQKGTKQGVLPDFFIGAHAAILGIPLLTRDAGRYAHYFPRLTLVTPG; translated from the coding sequence ACGTCATTCTCGATGTCATCGAAGACGACCCCATCTGGGCCGACTGGTCGCAAGAGCAATTGGATCGAGCCGCCCTGAACGATGTCCTGATCATCAACCCCGTCGTTTATGCCGAGTTGTCGATCGCGTTCCATCGCATCGAGGAACTGGAAGCCATGCTGGCCGAAGCCGGTTTGATCGTCGAGTCGATCCCGCGGGAAGCCCTGTTCCTGGCGGGAAAGGCCTTTCTCCAATATCGCCGGCAAAAAGGCACCAAGCAGGGCGTCCTGCCGGATTTCTTTATCGGAGCACACGCGGCTATTCTCGGAATCCCTTTGTTGACGCGTGACGCCGGCAGGTATGCGCATTATTTCCCCCGCCTGACTTTGGTGACGCCGGGTTGA